The Atribacterota bacterium genome contains the following window.
CATTTCTTTCTTTTTGCTTATTCTCCATTTTTATTTTCCTTGATTTCTTAATTTTTAAAAACAAAGTCACACTTTTTTCATAACATCATTTATAGTATTTTTCTTCGCCAACAACTTCTTTATTAACAATCCTAAAAGCCTTATCTTCCTTTTCATACCTCCATATCTCTATCAACTCTTTGGAATCAGTTTTAATAAGTTCAATGGAATCCGGGTAACTAAAACCACTATGTCCTTTATTATTCAAAGCCTGTTCAAAGGGAATTGATTTTGCCTTTTTTAATTGATTTAATAAATTATCTTTTCTTTCATTTAAACCCAAAGATTGAAATATTTGAATTAATTCTTGATAAGCATAACAATATTCTGAAGGTCTTTGAAATAGAAAAGGATTATTTTGCTCTTCAATACCAATAACCTTTTCAAAACTACTTATAGCCAAGGAAGTATATTGCCAGCTAATTTTTTTTGATAATGTCAGATAAACTTCAGCCATCCAATAATGAGCTCCTATTATACTATTTTCTAATTCAACAGCCTTTTTAAAATAGGGAATTGCAGATAACAATGTATAGCTACTTATATTATCCTGATTTAAAAATGCATCATCCTCAATCTCTAATACTTTTAATCCTTCTAAAAAATAATCGCCAGCAACTCCGCTTCTTACCCTTGAAGTATCACGAAAACTCTCATTTAGATATCGAAAAGCATAAGGATTTCTCGGATTTATCTTTAATACCTCAATCCACTGTGTAATAGCGTTATTATATTTTCCAGTCTGT
Protein-coding sequences here:
- a CDS encoding tetratricopeptide repeat protein; translation: MLINYILIKRFKMIIKSFGISIIFTILLLVNSEYSFADDAQSYYQNGYQYFSQGDYKRAEENYKKAIELDPKFENAHYWLGKVYRQTGKYNNAITQWIEVLKINPRNPYAFRYLNESFRDTSRVRSGVAGDYFLEGLKVLEIEDDAFLNQDNISSYTLLSAIPYFKKAVELENSIIGAHYWMAEVYLTLSKKISWQYTSLAISSFEKVIGIEEQNNPFLFQRPSEYCYAYQELIQIFQSLGLNERKDNLLNQLKKAKSIPFEQALNNKGHSGFSYPDSIELIKTDSKELIEIWRYEKEDKAFRIVNKEVVGEEKYYK